Proteins found in one Xyrauchen texanus isolate HMW12.3.18 chromosome 30, RBS_HiC_50CHRs, whole genome shotgun sequence genomic segment:
- the LOC127623638 gene encoding zona pellucida sperm-binding protein 3-like, translating into MRKCQKSNRDSSSNKNKSGPGIEKHDVEIEDMDAFTDHNLTIDDTFQQQLQAEWTKFVKFKLKPTGLTNIFPSHISRSSSYQEYPISLVFLRLLLSGWINTAIIAHAMYRPQRPAMSPGGLDPRKILQEPWNTQSKQLMQGPVVPLTWHYPIIAGEPQQPAVPFELRIPAPAQSVAAQCGESFVHVEVKKDFFGTGQLVNPSFLSLGGCGAVGEDPDAQVLIFEYELQACGSSLMMTDKELVYTFTLFYTPEALVGTPIVRANAAAVGIECHYSRLQNVSSNVLMPNWVPFAATRVSEDVLVFSLKLMTDDWMFERPSNQYFLGQFINIEASVKQYNHVPLHIFVDDCVATAVADVNSVPRYSFIENHGCLIDAKLTGSPSGFIHRVQGEKLQFYLEAFKFQQATSGVVYITCALKAVMASSPTSPESKACSFANGWTSADDNDQVCMCCDSTCGTSRKGRSLSDSGLVSEGNATIGPIVISD; encoded by the exons ATGAGGAAATGCCAGAAATCCaacagagactcctcctccaacAAGAACAAATCAGGGCCTGG AATCGAGAAACATGACGTGGAAATTGAGGACATGGATGCATTTACAGATCACAACCTCACCATAGACGACACCTTTCAACAGCAGCTTCAGGCTGAATGGACAAAATTTGTGAAGTTTAAGCTCAAACCAACTGGCTTGACCAATATATTTCCTAGTCACATAAGCAGATCGTCATCTTACCAAGAATACCCCATCAGTCTGGTTTTCCTCAGGCTCCTGCTTAGTGGTTGGATCAACACGGCCATTATTGCACACGCCATGTACAG GCCTCAAAGACCTGCAATGAGTCCTGGTGGGTTGGATCCCAGGAAGATTCTTCAAGAGCCCTGGAATACTCAGTCCAAGCAGCTTATGCAGGGTCCTGTGGTGCCTTTGACTTGGCATTATCCCATCATTGCAGGAGAACCCCAGCAGCCAGCTGTACCTTTTGAGCTGCGGATACCTGCCCCTGCCCAGAGTGTTGCAGCACAGTGTGGGGAGAGCTTTGTGCATGTGGAGGTTAAGAAGGACTTCTTTGGTACTGGTCAGCTGGTAAATCCTTCATTCCTCAGTttaggaggatgtggagctgtaGGTGAAGATCCAGATGCTCAAGTGCTCATATTTGAATATGAACTCCAGGCATGCGGCAGCTCTCTGATG ATGACTGACAAGGAGCTTGTTTACACCTTTACCCTCTTCTACACTCCTGAGGCTCTGGTTGGAACTCCAATTGTGAGAGCTAATGCAGCAGCTGTTGGAATTGAGTGTCACTATTCAAG GCTTCAGAATGTGAGCAGCAACGTCTTGATGCCCAATTGGGTTCCTTTTGCTGCTACAAGAGTTTCTGAAGATGTTCTGGTCTTCTCCCTAAAGCTGATGACTG ATGACTGGATGTTTGAGCGGCCATCCAACCAGTATTTTTTGGGGCAGTTTATAAATATTGAGGCCTCTGTAAAGCAGTACAACCATGTTCCTCTGCATATCTTTGTGGATGACTGTGTGGCTACTGCAGTTGCTGATGTGAACTCCGTTCCAAGATATTCCTTCATTGAGAACCATGG GTGCCTGATTGATGCAAAGCTTACAGGCTCTCCTTCCGGTTTCATTCACCGGGTTCAGGGTGAAAAACTGCAGTTTTATTTGGAGGCTTTCAAATTCCAACAAGCTACTAGTGGCGTG GTCTACATCACATGTGCTTTGAAGGCAGTCATGGCTTCAAGCCCCACAAGTCCAGAAAGCAAGGCTTGCTCATTTGCTAATGG ATGGACCTCTGCAGATGATAATGACCAGGTGTGCATGTGTTGTGACTCAACATGTGGTACCAGCAGGAAAGGGAGATCACTATCTGATTCAG GCCTGGTATCCGAAGGAAATGCAACCATTGGCCCCATTGTAATCTCTGACTGA
- the LOC127623623 gene encoding zona pellucida sperm-binding protein 3-like translates to MALVDFSCVGFLLLIAVGLSVEMLLQYHQGQDPQQIHQQQPPVFSSQQSVQDPQASAYFWSPRSALSSAGEDPGKVLQESGNTQSKQLMQSPVVPLTWHYPIIAEEAQQPDVPFELRLPAPAQSVAAQCGESFVHVEVKKDFFGTGQLINPSFLSLGGCGAVGEDPDAQVFIFENELQACGSSLIMSDSELVYTFTLLYTPEALVGTPIIRADAAAVGIECHYSRLKNVSSNVLMPSWVPFAGTKVAQDVLVFSLKLMTDDWMIERPSNQYFLGQFVNMEASVKQYNHVPLRVFVDGCVATAVPDANSIPRYSFIENHGCLVDTRLTGSPSSFIHRVQGEKLQFYLEAFRFQQASSGSVFITCTLKAVKSSSLISPESKACSFANRWTSADDNDQVCMCCDSTCSYSRKEMALSDSGLVSLGKATIGPIAVSD, encoded by the exons ATGGCACTGGTGGATTTTAGTTGTGTTGGCTTTCTGCTGCTGATTGCAGTTGGCTTGTCTGTGGAGATGTTGTTACAATATCATCAAGGACAGGATCCACAACAAATCCATCAGCAACAGCCACCAGTTTTTAGCTCTCAGCAATCTGTTCAAGATCCACAAGCATCAGCTTATTTTTGGTCCCCAAGATCTGCATTGAGTTCTGCTGGGGAAGATCCTGGGAAGGTTCTTCAAGAGTCTGGGAATACTCAGTCCAAGCAGCTAATGCAGAGTCCTGTGGTACCTTTAACCTGGCATTATCCCATCATTGCAGAAGAAGCCCAACAGCCAGATGTACCTTTTGAGCTGCGGCTACCTGCCCCTGCCCAGAGTGTTGcagcacaatgtggagagagcttTGTGCATGTGGAGGTTAAGAAGGACTTCTTTGGGACTGGCCAGCTGATAAATCCTTCATTCCTCAGTTTAGGAGGCTGTGGAGCTGTAGGTGAAGATCCAGATGCTCAAGTGTTCATCTTTGAAAATGAACTCCAGGCATGTGGCAGCTCTTTGATC ATGTCGGACAGTGAGCTTGTTTACACCTTCACCCTCCTTTACACTCCTGAGGCTTTAGTTGGAACTCCCATTATAAGAGCTGATGCTGCTGCTGTTGGAATTGAGTGCCATTATTCAAG GCTGAAAAATGTAAGCAGTAATGTCTTGATGCCCTCCTGGGTTCCTTTTGCTGGTACAAAAGTTGCACAGGATGTTTTGGTCTTCTCCCTGAAGCTCATGACTG ATGACTGGATGATTGAGCGGCCATCCAATCAGTATTTTCTGGGGCAGTTCGTGAACATGGAAGCCTCCGTGAAGCAGTACAACCATGTTCCTTTGCGTGTCTTTGTGGATGGCTGTGTGGCTACTGCTGTCCCTGATGCAAACTCCATTCCTAGATATTCCTTCATTGAGAATCATGG GTGCCTGGTTGATACAAGGCTTACAGGATCTCCTTCCAGTTTTATTCACCGGGTTCAGGGCGAGAAGTTGCAGTTTTATTTGGAAGCTTTCAGATTCCAGCAAGCCAGTAGTGGCTCT GTCTTCATCACATGCACTCTAAAAGCGGTCAAGTCTTCAAGCCTCATAAGTCCAGAGAGCAAGGCTTGCTCCTTTGCCAATAG ATGGACTTCTGCTGATGACAATGACCAGGTTTGCATGTGCTGTGACTCCACATGTAGCTACAGCAGGAAAGAGATGGCACTATCTGATTCgg GTCTGGTTTCGTTGGGGAAGGCAACCATTGGCCCCATTGCAGTCTCTGACTGA